In the Arthrobacter sp. 31Y genome, one interval contains:
- a CDS encoding membrane protein, giving the protein MTRIRVTGPRQSATAAPGRSPYPREVTEDSDAGRIFIRSLIRSQLRLALVVACGFLIILAVFAVFLVYGPGVAETRIFGIPLDWLVLGVGIYPVIGLSAWLYNRAAARNEARYRDLVEDK; this is encoded by the coding sequence ATGACTCGCATCCGTGTCACGGGCCCCCGGCAATCCGCGACGGCCGCACCGGGCAGGTCGCCTTATCCCCGTGAAGTAACCGAGGACTCCGACGCCGGACGGATCTTCATCCGGTCCCTGATCCGGTCCCAATTGCGGCTGGCCTTGGTGGTTGCCTGCGGATTCCTGATCATTCTCGCCGTGTTTGCTGTGTTCCTGGTCTACGGACCCGGCGTGGCAGAGACCCGCATCTTCGGCATTCCGCTGGATTGGCTGGTGCTCGGCGTGGGCATTTACCCGGTGATTGGTTTGAGTGCTTGGCTCTACAACCGTGCCGCGGCCCGCAATGAGGCTCGC
- a CDS encoding LytR/AlgR family response regulator transcription factor: MINVLVADDELPAVEELAFLLGRDERIGAIHRASSGAQALRTLETESVDAVFLDIHMPALSGLDIARAISRSSRPPAVVFVTADEDCALEAFDLAAVDYLLKPLRAERLTRSVDRISELIKDGTPAPEMITVDLGSTTRMIRRDDVTYVQAQGDYARLHTAEASYLIRVPLSDLEQKWADAGFIRIHRSYLIALNHVQHVKLSATGPSVAVAGAVLPISRRHLPSVRDKLHTTRIRPQG; the protein is encoded by the coding sequence ATGATCAACGTGCTCGTCGCCGATGACGAACTGCCCGCCGTGGAGGAGCTCGCCTTCCTTTTGGGCCGGGATGAGCGCATAGGCGCCATCCATCGGGCATCATCCGGTGCCCAGGCGCTGCGGACCTTGGAAACAGAGTCCGTGGACGCTGTCTTCCTCGATATCCACATGCCGGCGCTCTCCGGCCTGGACATTGCACGCGCCATTTCCCGCAGCAGCCGTCCGCCCGCCGTCGTGTTCGTCACCGCCGACGAAGACTGCGCGCTCGAAGCCTTTGACCTCGCCGCCGTCGACTACCTGCTGAAACCCCTCAGGGCGGAACGGCTGACGCGTTCGGTGGACCGGATCAGTGAGCTCATCAAGGACGGCACTCCCGCACCTGAGATGATCACAGTGGACCTCGGCAGCACCACCCGCATGATCCGCCGCGACGACGTCACCTATGTGCAGGCCCAGGGCGACTACGCCAGACTGCACACCGCCGAAGCCAGCTACCTGATCCGGGTGCCCCTCAGCGATCTGGAACAAAAGTGGGCAGACGCCGGGTTTATCCGCATCCATCGCTCGTATTTGATAGCCCTGAACCATGTACAGCACGTGAAGCTTTCCGCGACGGGGCCGAGCGTTGCGGTGGCCGGCGCTGTTCTGCCCATCAGCCGCAGGCACCTGCCATCGGTCAGGGACAAGCTGCACACCACCCGCATCCGGCCGCAAGGATGA
- a CDS encoding sensor histidine kinase, producing the protein MPDSPLFTAAAVAVIVLAVAVVVGVGLKVIRSFRDLGTDAERATYNTLHAASRAGQHLRGGLHPAGAAKASKQLRVLLGCDALAITDTDSVLAWDGAAEELRPTLMRLAAEVLDTGRTVVVPRAGHPATSDHGHHDFSAVIAPIRAGSSVVGSVAALAPAAGAGLVRATSEVADWIAAQLELAELESSRTLLMEAEVRALRAQISPHFIYNSLNAIASFINTDPARARELVVEFADFTRYSFRRHGDFTTVAEELRCIDRYLLLERARFGERVQVSLRIAPEVLSTVIPFLSLQPLVENAVRHGLEAKEGPGHITICANDSGAFAEVTIEDDGVGMDPEHLRSVLAGHTDGDHVGLRNVDARLRQVYGDEHGLVIDTAPGEGTMITMRVPKSQPDHDA; encoded by the coding sequence ATGCCCGATTCCCCGCTCTTCACCGCAGCCGCGGTCGCCGTGATCGTGCTGGCAGTCGCCGTCGTGGTGGGTGTTGGCCTCAAGGTGATCCGATCGTTCCGCGACCTGGGCACGGACGCCGAACGAGCCACGTACAACACGCTGCATGCGGCATCCCGCGCCGGGCAGCACCTTCGCGGTGGCCTCCACCCCGCCGGTGCAGCCAAGGCAAGCAAACAACTGCGTGTCCTGCTGGGCTGCGACGCGTTGGCCATCACGGACACGGACTCCGTGCTCGCCTGGGACGGCGCCGCTGAGGAACTCCGGCCAACCCTGATGCGGCTCGCGGCGGAGGTTCTGGACACGGGCCGCACGGTAGTGGTTCCCCGCGCCGGTCATCCCGCCACCTCCGACCATGGACACCACGATTTCAGCGCTGTGATCGCACCCATCCGGGCTGGATCCAGTGTGGTTGGTTCGGTGGCCGCACTGGCTCCTGCTGCCGGGGCGGGGCTGGTGAGGGCCACCAGCGAGGTAGCCGACTGGATTGCCGCGCAGCTGGAGCTGGCAGAGCTGGAATCATCGCGCACCCTCCTGATGGAAGCTGAGGTCCGGGCACTCCGTGCGCAGATCAGCCCGCACTTCATCTACAACTCGTTGAATGCCATTGCCTCGTTCATCAACACTGACCCGGCCCGGGCCAGGGAGCTCGTGGTGGAATTCGCTGATTTCACCCGGTACTCGTTCCGGCGGCACGGGGACTTCACCACCGTGGCCGAAGAACTTCGCTGCATAGACCGCTATCTCCTTTTGGAAAGGGCAAGGTTCGGCGAGCGGGTCCAAGTGAGCCTGCGGATCGCTCCCGAAGTCCTCAGCACCGTCATCCCGTTCCTCAGCCTTCAACCGCTGGTGGAGAACGCCGTCCGGCACGGCTTGGAGGCCAAAGAAGGCCCGGGACACATCACCATTTGCGCGAATGATTCCGGCGCGTTCGCCGAAGTGACCATCGAAGACGACGGCGTGGGCATGGACCCGGAGCATCTGCGCTCAGTGCTCGCCGGACACACGGACGGCGATCACGTGGGACTTCGCAATGTGGACGCCCGCCTGCGGCAGGTCTACGGCGACGAGCACGGGCTCGTCATCGACACGGCGCCGGGCGAAGGGACCATGATCACCATGCGGGTGCCCAAATCCCAGCCCGATCACGACGCCTGA
- a CDS encoding DUF485 domain-containing protein, translating to MGNEAQPQDATASVDFQEVQQTERFKTLRKRHRSFVFPMAVVFLLWYFAYVLLAAYAVEFMSTKVWGNINVGLILGLLQFVTTFGITAWYVSYSNRKLDPIAAEIRNEIEGHEFDKDGNVISGVKK from the coding sequence ATGGGTAATGAGGCCCAACCCCAGGACGCAACGGCGTCCGTGGACTTTCAGGAAGTCCAGCAAACGGAACGGTTCAAGACTCTGCGCAAGCGGCACCGCAGCTTTGTCTTCCCGATGGCCGTCGTATTCCTGCTCTGGTATTTCGCCTACGTTCTTCTGGCCGCCTACGCGGTGGAGTTCATGTCCACCAAGGTCTGGGGCAACATCAACGTCGGACTGATTCTTGGACTGCTTCAGTTCGTCACCACCTTCGGCATCACGGCCTGGTACGTGAGCTACTCCAACAGGAAGCTGGACCCCATCGCTGCTGAGATCCGCAACGAGATTGAGGGCCACGAATTCGACAAGGACGGCAATGTGATCAGCGGGGTTAAGAAATGA
- a CDS encoding solute symporter family protein: MNTMVPAVNVEALKDTTLLNMGIFALFVAVTMVIVFRASRNNKTAADYYAAGRSFTGSQNGTAIAGDYLSAASFLGITGAIAINGYDGFLYSIGFLVAWLVALLLVAELLRNTGKFTMADVLSFRLRQRPVRIAAALSTLAVCFFYLLAQMAGAGSLISLLLGISDWGGQALVIIVVGALMIMYVLIGGMKGTTWVQIIKAILLIAGAAVMTAMVLAIYGFNVSSLLGSAAEAANNPAVLNPGLQYGKTETSKLDFMSLGLALVLGTAALPHVLMRFYTVPTAKEARKSVVWAIWLIGLFYLFTLVLGYGAAALVGAETIKSAPGGVNSAAPLLAFHLGGPLLLGFISAVAFATILAVVAGLTITAAASFAHDIYANVISKGKADADTEVKVARRTVVVIGVLAILGGIFANGQNVAFLVALAFAVAASANLPTIVYSLFWKKFTTQGAVWSMYGGLAAAILLITFSPVVSGAKTSMIPGANFALFPLSNPGIVSIPLAFFLGWLGTVLDKRREDPVKQAEMEVRSLTGVGAEKAVDH, encoded by the coding sequence ATGAACACCATGGTCCCGGCAGTCAACGTCGAAGCCCTGAAGGACACCACGCTGCTTAATATGGGCATTTTTGCCCTTTTCGTGGCGGTCACCATGGTGATCGTTTTCCGGGCAAGCCGGAACAACAAAACAGCGGCAGACTACTACGCCGCCGGCCGGTCATTCACTGGCTCCCAGAATGGAACCGCCATTGCCGGCGACTACCTGTCCGCGGCCTCGTTCCTCGGCATCACCGGTGCCATAGCCATCAACGGTTACGACGGTTTTCTCTACTCCATCGGCTTCCTGGTCGCTTGGCTCGTCGCGTTGCTGCTGGTGGCTGAACTGCTCCGCAACACGGGCAAGTTCACCATGGCCGATGTCTTGTCCTTCCGACTCCGTCAGCGCCCTGTGCGAATTGCGGCAGCACTGTCCACACTGGCCGTTTGCTTCTTCTATCTCCTCGCCCAAATGGCTGGTGCAGGCAGTTTGATTTCGCTCCTGCTGGGCATCAGCGACTGGGGCGGACAAGCCCTGGTGATTATCGTCGTCGGCGCTTTGATGATCATGTACGTACTCATCGGCGGCATGAAGGGCACCACCTGGGTGCAGATCATCAAAGCCATCCTGCTGATTGCCGGTGCCGCCGTCATGACGGCCATGGTGCTGGCGATCTACGGCTTCAACGTATCCAGCCTGCTGGGTTCGGCGGCCGAGGCCGCCAACAACCCGGCCGTCCTCAACCCGGGACTACAGTACGGCAAGACTGAAACGTCCAAGCTCGACTTCATGTCTTTGGGCCTGGCCCTGGTCCTCGGAACAGCAGCCCTGCCGCACGTCCTGATGCGCTTCTACACCGTGCCCACAGCCAAGGAAGCCCGCAAATCCGTTGTCTGGGCCATCTGGCTCATCGGCCTGTTCTACCTCTTCACCTTGGTACTGGGCTATGGGGCAGCAGCGCTGGTGGGCGCAGAAACCATCAAATCCGCACCCGGCGGGGTGAACTCGGCAGCACCGTTGCTGGCATTCCATCTGGGCGGGCCGCTGCTCCTGGGCTTCATCTCGGCGGTAGCTTTCGCCACGATCCTGGCGGTGGTGGCTGGTCTGACCATTACGGCGGCGGCATCCTTCGCCCACGATATCTACGCGAACGTCATCTCCAAGGGCAAAGCCGATGCGGACACCGAGGTAAAGGTGGCCCGACGCACCGTCGTAGTGATCGGTGTCCTGGCCATCCTGGGCGGCATCTTCGCCAACGGCCAGAACGTTGCCTTCCTGGTGGCACTTGCCTTCGCCGTCGCGGCGTCTGCGAACCTGCCCACCATCGTGTACTCACTGTTCTGGAAGAAGTTCACCACCCAGGGCGCGGTGTGGAGCATGTACGGTGGCCTGGCCGCGGCCATCCTGCTGATCACGTTTTCACCTGTAGTTTCGGGCGCCAAGACCTCCATGATCCCGGGAGCAAATTTTGCCCTCTTCCCGCTGAGCAACCCGGGCATTGTGTCCATCCCGCTGGCCTTCTTCCTCGGCTGGCTGGGAACGGTCCTGGACAAGCGGCGCGAAGATCCGGTCAAGCAGGCGGAGATGGAAGTGCGCTCGCTGACCGGTGTGGGAGCTGAGAAGGCGGTAGACCACTAG